DNA sequence from the Prochlorothrix hollandica PCC 9006 = CALU 1027 genome:
CCAACGTTTCTTCACTGGAGTTTATCCTCCCTTTTTGTTATCGGATGCTGATATAGAGACAGATCCAGCGCTACTGGAAGGGCACGATCGAGGGTGCAACTCCCGGCAGTCTGGCATAGATAGTAGCGGTGTTTGTGCGGTGTTTGTATAGACTGGCTCAACCCTAAGCCTAGGACAACCCAGGCGCAAGACCCCGGCGGGCCAAACCCATGGGGTTAGGAACTGGGCTGGGCAAGGCTTAGGCCAGCAATAACCTCCCACCAGAAAAACAGTGGCTACCAGAAAAACGGTGGCTACCAGAAAAACAGTGGCTACCAGAAAAACAGTGGCTACCAGAAAAACAGTGGCTACCAGAAAAACAGTGACCACCAGAAAAACGGTGACCACCAGAAAAACAGTGACCAAGGCAGAGCTATGACCGACCAGCCCAGGACCCCGATGGATCCCCTGCTGGGGTGATGTCTCTCATTTTTCTCCCCCAGTGTCTGGTTTCCCCTTCGCCGAGGGTCAGGATTTCCCCTGCCCCTGCAACCACCGTAATGCTGGTGATTAGCCCACTGCTGCCCCTGCTGAATCGAAGTTCAGAGGGTCACTGCGGTGCAGTCATGTTAACTAATATTAACGTAAATCTTAAAAAAGCAAATTTTGGTTTACGGCTTTCTTAACCTTGCCCTTAATTTTGCCCTTAATTTTGGGGTTCCCCCTTAAAGCCTACTGTGTACACACAAATGGAACTAAACCTCAAACCCCTGATGCTAGCGCCCCTCGCCCCCCAATTTTGGGAAGAAATGCCATCTGATTCCCCTCCTTTGGAGGGGTAGGGGTGGTTTAAGCGGGCGATCGCCGCAGAGGATTAGAAATACTCCGAGTTATGTGTACACGGTAGCCTTAAAGCGGGACAAGATTAACGGGACAGTGGGGCGCGGAGTGCCCCACTGTCCCGGCTTAAGGTGATACCCTAACTTTGCCCTTAACCTTGCACCTTGACATGCTCCCCGACCTAAAGGTGCGGGGATTCTCCGACTAGGCGAATAGTCCAAGCTGTTCGCTGTACGGCTGGCTAGACAAAGCAGTCGGATTGCCAGAAATACTGGTCTTACGCCCGTTCTTTGTCCATTTAGAGTCTTGGATTAGCTCCAACCCAGACTTTTATTGTGCTTTTATGCTAATCAAAATAGCATAGATGGAGAAGGCTGGATAGATCAGTTGCAGGAAGAAAAGCCGTCCTAGAAGGACGGGGCTTTAGACCCAGATTTTAGGTAACTATTCAGGGGGAAAGTGAGTCGGGTTTCAGCCCCACGATCGCCGGTCAGAGGCGGATCAACGGGGTGCATTTCACCTTGGAACCATCGACCTCGGGTAGGGTTCTCGCCCCCGTGCCGACCCTCTTGGCAACCCACAGCCGGGGCAACCACGGGGGGATTGCCCCTACCAAAATTGCGGAATCTGCCAAGGTGAAATAGACCCTCTCAAATCGCCTAAGGTCTGTTGTCTAGAGCCTGAAACCCTCATTCTCCTGTGGATCCCTGAATAGTTACCCTTGCACCTGGCCCGTCAGTCGAACCACGGCCCATTGCGACACCTCTAAGGGCACCGTGTCACCGGCATCTGCGGGGGGGAGAACGCCTCGACTGCCCTGGTAGAGGTCTTCCAGCAGGGACTCGATCGCCCCCAGGGGATTAGCCACGGGGCGAAGGGGTTTGAAGGTGTCTTCCCAGGAGGGTGCCAGGACTTGAAGGGTGCGGGGGAAGGGGGCTGTGCTGACCACACAGAACAATTCCATGGCGGTGGTGGGGGTGGTGACCACCCAATCCAGACTACTGGGGTAGTCGATGGCGATCGTGGCGCTGAAGGGGGGAAAGACCCAGGATTTGGCGGGTTGTTGGGCGGCGGTGTTGAGGCTGGGGGGATAACCCAGGGCAAAGGAACCATCG
Encoded proteins:
- a CDS encoding thioredoxin, with product MHFTLEPSTSGRVLAPVPTLLATHSRGNHGGIAPTKIAESAKVK